The Bacillus sp. F19 DNA segment GCTGTTGCATGTTTTGCTGCTTGTTGTTTTGGTTGTTCTTGTTCATCGCTCATTCCTCCCTTCATGTAAATTTCCTTTCGTTCGATAGTCTGCATCAAACAGAGAATTTTTAAACATATATTTTGTTGTTTTTTGTCATTGCACACAGAAGAAAGTTTTTAAGAATAAATTGAAATCCCCCTTGAATATCTTTAGATTTGTTCGATATAAGAGATAAGGGGGAATTTTGATTGTTTAACTTGAATGCAGGTTTTTGATGTTCCTTGTACTTGTTCAATCGGTTATCAGTTATCATCTGACGCCGGTGTTTACAAATATATGCAGTCGTAAAACTCAAGATAAACAGTCCAAAATCATGATAATGCTTAGTTTAACCCTTGGATTCTTGTTCTGGCTGACTCACCTGCTAGCCATTTTTTCTGTTCATTTAAAGTATACAGTAGAGCAGCCGTTCCTTTACTTTCTGATTAGCTATGCAGTTTGCAGTTTTGTCGCTTTTTTCTCTATTAGAACTGGCGGCATCCCGCCTATGAGTTCAAAAAGTTATTTTGTTACGGGATGCGGAATGTCACTTGGTATAGTTTTCGTTGATATTATTGGGTATGCAATTTTATTTCAGGATAAGATTGAAGTGAAGCCGCTTGGGTTGAAACAAAAACTCAAAAGGATCTTCTTGCTAATTTAGGATGCCTTGAATTTCAGGGATACCTGGGCGGAAAGCCGATTCCCGCAAAAGAATTTTCTGATATGTATTTATCAGGCAGTAAAGCCGTATAGGCATAATGCAGAAAAAGGGCGAATAGATCGCCCTTTTTTGTCATGCTTAATTATAAAACCTTTGAATGAAGCTGTGTTTTATTCATTTCTGCTACTTTTTTAATGGCTTCATGAACAGTTGCTGCGGTGTAGGCAGCTTGCGCTTTCACTTCAGGAAGGGCATCTTCCATTGTAAAACTGTGCGGGGTCATCTTAAACATGGGAATATCATTGAATGAATCACCGATGCAGGCAACCTCTTCAGGCTTAATTCCAAGGTGTTCAATAAGCATCTTTAGTGCGTTGCCCTTGCTTATGTTTTTAGGCATGACATCAAGACACTGCTTGTCAGATATGTATGTCTCGATTGTATCAGGATGTCTTTCCTGCAGCGTTTTCTGCAGATCGGAAATTGCTTCATATTCACCCAAAATAGTAATTTTAGAGGCTTTGACATCTTCTCCCAAGGCATTAAGGAGATTGACGTTCTCTTCTATTGGAGAGAACATTCTCGATTCAATGCCTGTAATGACTTCATCTCGGCGTTCTGTATAATTTTTGCTGTAGTCTGCAATGATTGTAATAAAGTCTGTAGAACGAACTTGTTCAAACACTTCTTTAGCAATCACATTGTCAAAGGTCAGTGCATGCAGAGATTCATCATTATCTGTATTGATAAAAGCTCCATTTTGACTGATGCGGTGGTACTTTTCACCAATCATCGTCAAAATTTCGCCAATCTCCACATCCATTCTGCCTGATGCTAAACATACATCCACGCCATTTTCCTTTAATTCTTTAAGAGCGGCAATATCCTGCTCCGTCACCTTTTTTTCAAAACTTAATAATGTTCCATCAAGATCACTTACAAATAGTTTTATCATTTCTGATCTCCTCCTTGATGAATCTCTCTGCGGGCGGGGTTTTCCCTGACCTGTCTCATTATAGGGTTAGATACTCGCAGGTGCAATTGTTTCGGGCCGGGTCAGTTCGGGATTAGAGAAACCTAATCAGGCTTCGCCGGTGAGTGGCGAAGCCCGATGAACGGCAAAACATCTGCTACTGAATACTAAGAGTCTGAATCAGATTCTTAGGATCGTATGACATTTCAAAAAATAATGGTTTGTTTTCGTCTGTAAACAAAATGAGTCTCGGAGAATCCTCCTTGCTGTAGACAATCATTCCTTCTGAAACGATGCCGTCATACCATTTGTTTTTCACTTTAAGAGACGCTGTAGGCTGTATTAATATCAAATACCCCTTCTTGGGCAGTGGATTCACTTTTACTGTGATTCCCTTCATTGACTCAATCGCCTTTTTAAGTTCATTTGTAAAATAAGCTGAAGAGGGAACATCTTTAACGACGTCGCCGGTTTCAACATCAATCACTTTGACGGACTTTGTTTCTGCACTTCCTTCATTAATGGGCAAATTGAGAAAAAGGATCAGGAGACAGATACTTATTTTTATTATCTTCATATAAACACCTCATACTTACTTTCCCCAATTATATGAAGTCATCATCTGGTATAAATTACAAGGCTGAATGTAAAACGGATAGATTCAGAACAATGGTTGATGCTAACGAATAACCATTGTATAGGAGGCATTTTGATGAGGACATTCATACTATTACTAACAGCTGTTTTGTTCCTTTCCGGATGCAAGCAGCAGGATCAGTCTCAGCGTACATTTTTAATTCCTGAAGGCTATACCGGTTGGGTAACGGTTCATAACGATCCTTCTGCAGAAGAAAATGTAAAAGAGTACAAAGTGAACAAAGAAGGTCATGCATCCGTGAATGAAAAAAATATCCATGATGGCTGGGCTGCGACAAACTATTTCTACTTGGATAAAGACGGGGACAGAAAAGAACTTTCACCTGGAAAAATGATTCACGGGGCATCAAGCGGTGATGAAACAGGGAAAGATGGAGAAGCATACTTTTTTGTTGGAGATAAAAAGATGTTCGAGACGACCGAATATGTTCCTGAAGATCGATAGTATTTCAGAAATCTTTAATTGGTGATTCACAGGTATTATTTTCTTTGTTCACAATATCGGGGAATGATTAAAAACGTTTCAATTAATCTGGAGAGTACCCGAATGAATTTGAAAAGCCTCAAATCAATGTTGAAACTGCCCGAATTAATATTCAAAATAATTCTACGGGGAATACCAAATTAAGTAAGAATGTTTCTGTCCGATCTACAAGTCTTTCAGTCGATCAGCATTTCGCAGTTGACGTAATCACATGCTATTATGTACGATATGAAGCATTGAGAGATAAAAGGAGCTGAGGATTTCGTGAAGGAGTCCTTTATAATAAAAAAGGTTTTAAATAATAATGTGCTTATTGCCGAGCATGATTCATATGAAGAGGTTGTTCTGATTGGAAAGGGCATAGGATTTGGCAAGAAACGCGGAGACTTGATGCAGGAGGATTCGTATGAGAAGATGTTTGTGCTTACGAATCAAAAAGAGCAGGAACAATTTAAGATGCTCCTTCCTTTTGTCGATGAAGACATGATTGAGGTTGTCAGCGATGTCATACACTTTATAGCAGAGCGGGTGAAGCTGCCTTTAAATGAACATATTCATATCGCGCTGATTGATCATATTACATTTGCGATTAAACGGCTTCAAAAAGGGATGGACATTAAAAATCCGTTTCTGATTGAGACAAAAACGCTTTATCCGAATGAATTCTTAGTCGCTGAAGAAGTTATCCATATGATCAATGACAGGCTCAAAGTGAACTTGCCGGAAGGGGAAATTGGTTTTATTGCCCTTCATATCCATAGTGCCATCACAAATAAGCCGATTGCAGATGTGAACCAGTTTTCTCAGCTGATTAATCAATTGGTAGGAGTGATTGAAGACTCTATGAAAATAAAAGTGAATCATGAAAGCGTCAATTATCTGCGGCTTGTCCGCCACTTAAGATACACGATTGAAAGGGTTCTCTCAGGTGAAACGGTTGAAGAACCAGAAAAGTTTACTTTATTGTTGAAAAAAGAATATCCGATATGCTACAATACATCTTGGAAAATGATAAAAGTGATGCAGCAATTTCTGAAAAAACCAGTCTATGAAGCTGAGGCTGTTTATCTAACATTGCATTTATACCGTTTAACAAACAAAACTTAATGAGAAAAGTACCTTACGTGTTACTGATACGATCAGGCATGAGTGAACAAGTACGTGTTGAAACCGGCTAATAGGGGGAATATACCCTTTGTGCACGGTCGTCCTTGTTGCACCATGCTTTTTTTATTGTTCTTTTTAGGTCTGAAATGTAAACGCTTGTAATTTGCTTTCATGTTTTTTTTGTTTGCTGCTTACACAAACTATTTTTACAAGGAGGTTATGCACATGTTTAAAAATTTTTTTGGTGTACTCCAAAAAATTGGTAAAGCTCTTATGCTTCCAGTAGCGATTTTGCCTGCTGCAGGTATCCTGCTCGCATTCGGTAATGCGATGCAAAATCCGGAGCTTACATCAAAAGTACCATTCTTAACAAATGAAATTGTACAGCTTGTTGCAAAAGTAATGGAATCTTCTGGTGATATTGTCTTTGCAAATCTGCCGCTTCTATTTGCGGTCGGTGTAGCGATTGGCCTTGCCAATGGTGATGGGGTTGCAGGTCTTGCAGCAATCATCGGATACTTTATTATGAATGCAACAATGAGTGCTGTGCTGCTTCAAACAGGGAAAATTCCAAGCGATGCTGTAGAGCTTGCACAATTCTTTCAGCAGCTTCATCCTGAATATGCGAGAGTCCTTGGAATGCCGACCTTACAGACCGGAGTCTTTGGCGGTATTATCGTCGGGGTTCTCGGTGCATACATGTACAACAAATTCTATAAAATTGAATTGCCTCAATACTTAGGTTTCTTCGCAGGAAAGCGTTTCGTACCAATTATGACGGCTGTTTCTGCAGTAGCTTTAGGATTAATCATGCTGTTTGTCTGGCCGCCGGTTCAAAACGGTTTAAACGCCTTCTCAACAGGGCTGCTCGAATCTAATAAAACATTGGCAGCATTCATATTCGGTTTTATTGAACGTTCATTGATTCCTTTTGGTCTTCATCATATTTTCTACTCTCCTTTCTGGTATGAGTTTGGGAACTATACAACTCAGGCAGGGGAAATTGTCCGAGGAGATCAGCGTATCTTCATGGCTCAGATTAAAGACGGCGCTGAATTAACAGCAGGTACATTCATGACGGGTAAATTCCCATTCATGATGTTCGGTCTTCCGGCTGCTGCACTTGCTATCTATCATGAGTCAAGACCTGAAAATAAAAAGTTTGTTGCAGGTATCATGGGTTCTGCTGCTTTAACATCTTTCTTAACAGGGATTACAGAGCCGCTTGAATTCTCATTCTTATTCGTAGCACCTATTCTATTTGCAATTCATGCTGTCTTTGCAGGTCTGTCTTTCATGACGATGCAATTGCTTGATGTGAAAATCGGGATGACATTCTCAGGCGGAGTCATTGACTACTTCCTGTTCGGTATTCTTCCAAACAGAACCGACTGGTGGCTCGTTATTCCGGTAGGTTTAGTATTCGCTCTGATTTATTATTTCGGATTCCGTTTTGCGATCCGCAAGTTCAACCTTAAAACACCTGGACGCGAAGATGCTGAGGCAGAAACAG contains these protein-coding regions:
- a CDS encoding transcription antiterminator, whose protein sequence is MKESFIIKKVLNNNVLIAEHDSYEEVVLIGKGIGFGKKRGDLMQEDSYEKMFVLTNQKEQEQFKMLLPFVDEDMIEVVSDVIHFIAERVKLPLNEHIHIALIDHITFAIKRLQKGMDIKNPFLIETKTLYPNEFLVAEEVIHMINDRLKVNLPEGEIGFIALHIHSAITNKPIADVNQFSQLINQLVGVIEDSMKIKVNHESVNYLRLVRHLRYTIERVLSGETVEEPEKFTLLLKKEYPICYNTSWKMIKVMQQFLKKPVYEAEAVYLTLHLYRLTNKT
- a CDS encoding HAD family hydrolase, which codes for MIKLFVSDLDGTLLSFEKKVTEQDIAALKELKENGVDVCLASGRMDVEIGEILTMIGEKYHRISQNGAFINTDNDESLHALTFDNVIAKEVFEQVRSTDFITIIADYSKNYTERRDEVITGIESRMFSPIEENVNLLNALGEDVKASKITILGEYEAISDLQKTLQERHPDTIETYISDKQCLDVMPKNISKGNALKMLIEHLGIKPEEVACIGDSFNDIPMFKMTPHSFTMEDALPEVKAQAAYTAATVHEAIKKVAEMNKTQLHSKVL
- the ptsG gene encoding glucose-specific PTS transporter subunit IIBC, encoding MFKNFFGVLQKIGKALMLPVAILPAAGILLAFGNAMQNPELTSKVPFLTNEIVQLVAKVMESSGDIVFANLPLLFAVGVAIGLANGDGVAGLAAIIGYFIMNATMSAVLLQTGKIPSDAVELAQFFQQLHPEYARVLGMPTLQTGVFGGIIVGVLGAYMYNKFYKIELPQYLGFFAGKRFVPIMTAVSAVALGLIMLFVWPPVQNGLNAFSTGLLESNKTLAAFIFGFIERSLIPFGLHHIFYSPFWYEFGNYTTQAGEIVRGDQRIFMAQIKDGAELTAGTFMTGKFPFMMFGLPAAALAIYHESRPENKKFVAGIMGSAALTSFLTGITEPLEFSFLFVAPILFAIHAVFAGLSFMTMQLLDVKIGMTFSGGVIDYFLFGILPNRTDWWLVIPVGLVFALIYYFGFRFAIRKFNLKTPGREDAEAETEDNKAGESAGDLPYNILESLGGSSNIKHLDACITRLRVTVNDVKAVDKNRLKRLGAAGVLEVGNNIQAIYGPKSDNLKTQIQDVMSGKTPRPAKPVLAEKEVQEQVEDVVAGPLKNEVSEFSLVSPLTGDIHPITEVPDQVFSGKMMGDGFAITPADGTIVSPVDGKILNVFPTKHAIGLESESGNEILIHVGIDTVNLKGEGFEAFVKEGDIVTKGQKLLQVDLEFVKQNAPSIMTPIVFTNLNEGESVVIKSSDRVKAGEENIISIEK